The genomic interval TCCCGATGAGTAGTGTAAAAACCCTTTCCCTCAACCTTCAGACACTCCTCCAAGGCTTTAGAAAACCATCGTATTGTCCCTAGCCCCAAGCTcatattttttacaactttccaTCCTTTCTCAATAAGATGCACATACCATCCATCCCTTAACACCTCAAACAACTTAGATTTGATAATAACACGTTTCGTGGAaggcattttccttccaatgTTGCCAGAGAGAACGCCGTCAAACGCATGTAACCACCATCGGAATCAAAAGAGAAACCAGCTTGATACAATTGCAATtggaataaaatgaaatgaacacATATAAACCTATCTAGTCTTTGTCAAATTTTTCATGCTGTACTAAATTGTGTGATTCAACAAACATagacttagggcaggtttggggggtgggctgagacacaaaattctcatctcatctcatctaatcattacacatttttcaaattctcatacaaaatataataaacaattcaactttttcaaatctcaattcaactttttcaaatcccaatacaataataatactaaaacataatattttaaacattaaaacaaaacataaaattctcatctcatcccccaAACCTGCTCTTACTATTAAACCTGAACAAAAAAGGTGGAAACATCACATTGGAACGCTTGGCACCTCAAACCTTGCCCCTTATTGCTTGatccaaaacatttttcatattagaAAAAAGTAATCAAATTCATAGAACTGACCCCGTTTGGTTTCACAGatggtctcaacccatctcatctcaacattatTTTTAGCACTTAAGAGGAGAGAAGTTCCACAACAGATTTGAGTACGTATTGTCAAAACCAATTTCGATAGTACCCCAATGGGCCCTTAATTCTATCATGATCCTTTTCACTTGTTCTTATGTGTGACAGTAAGCCAGCACCAATTAGCACAACGATGGGGTATATGCATCAGAATGACACAAACTCTACCATAGCCTAAATTTTCATTAACAACCATTTTGTAGATAAAAAGACACAAGAAACTTCAGCATAAAACATGatatttcaaaagaataaaGAGGCACATAGTCTTTATATAGTTATTCCAAGGTTAGGGCCTCTATATTCCACAATAAACTATGACAGCattacaacatatataaatcaCAGAATGAAGGGCTAAAGACTTAGATTccacagaaaaaagaaaatggtgaaGCCCATAGGGAATGAAGAGGGGCCCCAGATACTCCCTCAATTGTGCTTCTTGAGGCTCCACTCCCCTCCCAAAAACCCATAAGGATAAGCAACACCTTGATAATCTAGGTTCCCCACTTCAAAacttatttcataaaatcaacaaGATGGATGATAATAGAACACAAACTATCTCtatctctaaataaaattcaTGATAACTCTTAAGATGGAGTCAGACCTGCAGTAAAAGCTAATATACCAAACTTATGACCAGACAATATGACCATTCCTTATTTAGAAACGTGCATTATTTACTTATACAACCTTTGACTAGCTTCAGTTGCTTATTTTAATCATACCCttcctctttctttcattctttcctAGACAGATATTCTCCtccaatcttcttcttcctcttgtaTCTACCTCCTTGTACATTAAAGACTAAGAAATATTCTCCTCCAAGCTTCTTCTCCCTCTTGTATCTACCTCCTTGTACATTAATGTAATGACCCAAGGAGGGCACAAGCCACATTTGGGCAAATGTTCCAAAAGGAATAGTCAAACTTACAATTGGAGCCAATTGAAATCATCATAAAGGACTTAAATGTCTCCTTCTCAGGCAATGTGGGACCCCATTCACCACCTTCCAATACAAAATCCAGGGTATTACAATTAAACGCTGCATTGCAAGTGATTTCGTAACGATCCAAGAaaagcccaagccacatctaggTTTATACACTGCATTGCAAGTGACAATTAGAGCCTCCTCGAATCATTGTAAACTGCAAAACTTCTTCCTCCTAGGAAATTTTGAATTCCATTCACCACCCTTAAGTCTCTATCTTCCTTGTTAGACCATTTTGCTATAGGTGCCATGGCTTAAGTCTCTCACTATCGGTTGGAGATTTTCTTTGATGCCATTCATAACAACCGAAACAAAGTTCAAGCGAAATTTAtgtttatactccaaaaggactagtccaTGTCACAATTAGAACCCTTTAGAAATATAATCCACAAGAACTTCCTCCTCCAAAATTACGTGGCATTCCATTCCTAACAACACAAAGAAAGCATAAGCCACATCTTGATTTATAtcccaaaaggactagtcaatacgACAATTGGAATCCTTGGAGTAATTATAAACTGCAAACTTCATCCTCTAGTCTACTCTTCCTCAGATAATCTGCTCCAAGTGAATCTACAATTTCAAGCAAATGTATAGCATTTCCTAGCACCACTAGTCACTCCGTTGCCACTTTCTCACGGAGGCCTTTTAAGCTTGGAATGGGCCTATGCCCAAAACCATCCTTTTATATGGTGGATAACAATTTGTTTGACTCCATATCATTGTAAAGAAAATCCTTGTCAAAATCCTCTAATCCTTCCATGACATTTGGCACTCTTCCTTCATCAATGTGACTATAGAGCCAGAAGTGAGGCTTCAACAAAGCAACAAGTGGTCATGGTTAATGAGACATAAGCCATGGTGAAAATAAACGATAGTTATAGGTGGTGATTCTGAAGTGCAAGATGCTGAGCTTTGACCATTGCCATTTGCTCTACTCACATTTGAAATGTAGGATCCCATTCGTAATGACCAAAGCATTCGTAATGACCAGAGGAAAACCAAAACCACGTCTTGACTTATATTCCAAAAGaactaactaaatttataattggagttccttaaaattcactataaatagtaaaaaaaattccctcaagcaatgtgggatcctatcACTACTCTCTTATTCTCATATGTAGCATTACAATCTCCCCTTAAAAATCTTGACGTCCTCACCAAGCCATTCTCTAAATGTGGCACGacttaagggcttgtttgggaagtgagatgatctcatctcaaaacttctcataatttccttctcaaatatcattcaaacacaaacacttttcaattttaaattttcaactttttcatctaatcattacctaattattacaaatttctcaaattttcaaacaaaacacaaaaaataatactatttcaaagttcaaaacaaaaattatactaaaaattttgataagtatattaaaagattatagtctaataatattttaactttataatatttttattcaactttttctcacccctttcccaaaacccaataaaacatcttaactcaaaccatttcattattattcatataattctcatttcatctcattacccaaacatgccctaagtTTATACTTATGGTTAGGATTGAGAATttactttgataccatttgtaatagACACCAAAGGAAAGCCTAAGCTAGATCTAATCTTaaactccaaaaggactagtcaatttAACACTAAGAGCCCCCTTGAAATCATTATGAATCACAAGAACTACTCCCTCCCATGCAACATGGGATCACATTCACCTCCCACCTATACTCAATTAGGGGTATTATAGATTTTGTGTAAGGTCAGTATAATATATTTCGTCAAACTTCCTTGCAATGAAAGTTGTCTATATGATTGAAGAATCACAGTGCACATCACATTAATTTTAGAACCAAATGTTACATCAACCTAGTAAAGAAagctctaaatatatatatatatatatatataggaaagaaaGCTCTAAATAGAATATGAACATACTTAACACACTTATTTATAACCTCTTCACAAATAAAAAGAATCCCTCATGCTCAGGGATGGCCAACTCCCGGGCTAAAATTGTTTGGGAAGCagttattgagaagattgaacgAAAGCTGGCAGGTTGGAAGCGGTTGTATTTGTCAAAGGTTGGTAGGATTACTCTAATCAAAAGCACTCTCTCCAATCTACCtaactattttttatcattgttcCCAATCCCTGCAAGTGTGGCAACACGCATTGAGAAACTGTATGGTGACTTTCTTTGGAGCAGACTTAgggatgagtttaaatttcatttggttAAGTGGGGCACGATATGCTCCCCAATCTCTTATGGTGGCTTGGGAGTAAGAAACCTGAGATTGTTCAACCAGgctttacttgggaaatggctctGGCGCTATAATACCGAACCTGAAGCTCTATGGAAGTTGGGGATTGATTCTAGATACGGAAGCCTGTGTCTGTgtgtctctgtgtgtgtgtgtgtgtgggggggagggggggtggtTCTAAAGAGGTGAGTGGGACTTATGATGTGGGTTTATGGAAACATATCAGGCGAGGGTGGGGGGCCTTTGCTCGTCATACTAGAATTGTGATGGGAGATGGCTCAAGAATTAAGTTCTGGCACGACATATGTGTGGTGACAGAGCTCTCAAGGACTTATTCCATAAAGTGTTCATGATTGCACGAGAGAAAGAAGCTTCAGTGATCGAACTCATGGAAAGGGTTGGGGATTTATTCTAGTGGAATGTGAGCTTCACTAGGGTGGCCTAAGATTGGGAAGTTAGCAACTTTGAGAATTTCTTCCAGCTTTTATACTCCATGAGACCAAGCACTCAAGGAGCTGATACATTGTGGTGGACACCTACTAGGAAAGGTACATCTTCAATTTGCTTGGACAGTGGCTTTGGGGAAGATTTTGACAACAGATAACCTATGGAAACGTGGGGCGATCGTGGTGGAATGATGTTGTATGCGTAAACAAAGTGGGGAGACGGTGGACCATCACCTACTACATTGCGAGATTGCTAGAGCACTTTGGGTCAATGTATTCAGTAGGGTAGAACTAGCCTGGGTTATGCCTGCTATAGTGGTCGAGCTTTTGGCATGTTGGATAAATCTTGGCAGTATCCCACAAATTTCAGTAGTGTGAAAAATGATTCTTGTATGTCTTCTATGGTGCATTTGGAAGGAACAAAATGAtaggacatttgaagacaagaAGGGTTCTATGGAGGAGATCAGATTATTATTTGTTAGAACACTTTTTCTTTGGGCCAAAattgtagattttaatggccttgatattcatgagtttcttgtttctctttcttcctcctAAATAGttgttatctcttgtataccccctctgtacttgggttatgcctattcttattaataataatttaattgtttacctataaaaaaaaatgctcagggatgtctttcttattttcttgcCCAATTTCTCCCCACAGAACAAAGTGTTGGCCAAAATTCCACAATTGACACAATTTACCACCACTTGATGTCTAATTCCTTTTATCATTTGAGCAATATACATCAAATAGCCCTCATAGGTCCATACATGAACCAAGCGCCTAGTAAcctgaatttgaatttgattcaTACAATAAATGTTCTACAAGTCGTTCCCACCTTCTCAATGAAACTAGAATTGCACACCAACAGCACTCTACCTAGCCATGCCAACCAACATCTGCCACAACTTCGTTCTACAAATACTCATAAATCTCTgtcaaaaatcaaaatcctcTTGATAGTTTCCAGGAGGTCTAGACCAAAGTTCCCTATTGGAGGTCAAATTGTGACTATAAATCGCATGATAAAAGTTCACTTGTCATAATTCAACCGTAGTGTCTACCACCCATCCGAGTTTACTTTCTAGTGCTAATGCCTTAATGTGATCTGCCTAGTATATACGGAGTCCAAAGAAATTTTTGCCTCCCAGCCAACTGATTACCATTGTTCATCTAATCTGGGCCTCTCTCATATTTAAGAAAACTAAATCCCTCCTCTCATGCTACACAAAGAATTTGGGCATCTGTTCAATCAAATATTTCCCAAATAGTTCTAAACCAAATCATGATATTCTGACAGGTTAGGAAAGGTAGATTGGGTAACTCTTTGCAGGTGTGGTAAGAGGTGTAATCACGATCACATATAGTAAATATCTTGGCATTAtctgttaaaattttttttatactgtcATCATTGATTTTCATATTTCGTTTTATCAATAAACAAAGAAACTTTTATACAACCAATTTGGGCTCTTTCAGCTGGGATCATCAAAATAAggataaaacaaaacatttatttataggAAACGGCATATGACCAGAAAGCAGCACAGTATAATAACACTATCAGAGTTGTCCCGATGAGGTTAAATCAAACCTTTTTTCAGTGCTTCTTGCACAGACTGGAGGCTAAAGATAGACTCAACCAAAGGATCCAGATCTGTTGAGGGCTGATCGTTctcacttttttcttccttGACTTCCCAAGACAAGTCTGCAGCGGAATCATCTTGTGAAAGATCTTCAACCTCGACTACATTCTCTTTGCTGTAACCAGTTTGAACTTCATCACTTAACAGCTGTTCACTCGCATGAGCTTCATCATTATTCTCACCATCATAATTCATTGGCCTCCCAGTTTGCTTTCCATTACTTGCAGTAAAAGCAGCCTGTGCAAAGACAAAATCAGAGCTTCTTGAGTCAGATTCCATGCTGGAATGAGAGTTTTCCTTCTCGATTTTGACCCTTTCTTCTCTAGGCTTCTTGCTGCCTTCAGTCCGTCCCTTTCCCTGCTGGCCCTTTTGCACTGAATTACCCGAACTCTTCCCACTAAAATTCTTTGTCCTATTCTTCTCTCGCAAATGACCCAACACTGCAGGCAGATCATACCTCACCTTTGGAGCACTAGCTGCTGTGGAAGACTTGCTACTCCGATCCTCACTGTTATCAGAATCTGTACCAGCAGCAAACGCAGACCCAGCTGCAAACCTAGAATCCAAACTTGAACCACGTATTGCAAACCCATCAGCAATCTCCAGAGTCGTCAATACATTTGCAGATCCTACCGAACCCTCACTACTTTGCTTGATATCAAGAGGAAAATGCTGAGCTTTAGTTGGATTTCCAGAACCAGACAAACCCCGCTTCAAAATTTTACTAGTATCTACAGTTGCACTAGCATAATTAACAGACTCTCTCTTAattctcttccatttcttcaagcCATATCCCTTCGTCCTCCCAGGTGAACTCCCACCAGGAGATTCGGTATTCAGTGGTGGCGAATTCAACTCTTGTGCACTTTCAAGATCCTCTCCTTTTGTATCCACCACTGATGTATTGGCACTAGAATTTTCGACAGAAGCCAATTTATCAATATCATTAGGACAAGACCCATTATAATTTGTACCACAGTCATCATCATGCGGCATTCTATCTTGGGTTACTTCATTGTCTTCCACCGATTCAAGAACCGAACATTCACTCCTAAAATCCATAAACAACACCCAGGGGCTCTCACAACCCCACCCCCCACCACAATTCAGTCAGATCAAGATCAAGAACAAGAAGTATCATTCCAGCTCATGGCCACAATATAGCAAAGCCCCAGAAAGATCAACCACTGTTTGAGCAAATTTAAGGTGAAAAAGGATCAAATTCCAATCCAATACCAATCTCGTATTGTGAATTTATTAATTCAAGCACAAATAATTGTGGTAAAAAGACGGCGGAATTCGAAAGTGCAATAAAGTTGAAATCAAGGAAATGGATAACTGAATTGAAAACAGTGGAATTAAAGAACGTGCGTATGtgaaagatagagagagactTAAGCGCATGTACCgttaatattatgattgtccaCAATAAATGAAGCTTTGAAGATGATGATAGATGAACGGAAGGGCATGGAAACCCTAAAGTTTGGTTGGATTTGCATTTTTATAGCCATGAAAATATTGCGAACGATAATATTTATTGGAATTATAactaaaagaagagaagagagcgaAAAGAAACGTGGGGGAGAGAAGAAGGGCCACATGGAGATAGTGGGCCACGCCAATTACCTAGTCGGCAAAGGACGCaaagacgaaaaaaaaaaaaaaaaaagaggtgggCAAAGGGCTCCGGCTGCCCATCCGATCTGGAACAAACCACGTGCAATTGATTAAACTCTCAAGCcccaaaaatacatattaatattttttataatatattacatgtaTCATTATTAGATAAAAGTAGTGCTAGGTAGCTGGGAGTGccatcttcttatttttttaatttttttatttatatttttttattattcttaaacatttttaaaaaaatataaaaaaaaatacatacactaatacttatttttttaagactgcgtttggatgttgagctgaactcagctaaattgagttctttatgaatagtaatgagttgagtagtggaaggAATTATGGGGaacccatctaaactgagtttaaagtgtgtttgaatgttaaaatgaatttaatattttttatgtaaaattgaaaaagattgtgggtctcatgtataaagatgttttaagttgaaaaaggttgtgggtcacatgtgtaagaaagttttgagttgagatgagtttagtaatttgagagttgagtgtttgaatattaaactcaatttaaagtTAGACTGAACTCAGCTGAGTTCAACTCAGTTTGaaaaccaaacgcagcctaactatgaagtaaaaaaaaaattaaaatataggaGTTGTCAAAATTAAGTGTCAAAGTAACATTTTCCTTACTAGATATATATGAATCAAAATCACTTCTCTCAtactattcatttttataatcatcctcttaatttatcaaaaaattactatatgtattaattctattaaaatCTGACATAAATaccattaataataaaaaaatataatagggGTATTTTCTAAATACTTTTAGgataattttatctttctaAGGGAAAAGATCTATATTACAGTTTTTTGTCAGTTTTAGAGGtgattatcaaaattaatagtTTATGGTGATTATAAATCTGATAATAGTTTGAGGGGcacgtgtatttttttttttctagaaataaattaaacaaccaAGCCACCCCCATCTTAATTATTcattctaataaatatttttggggtttaaaaTTCTGCATAcatcaatttctcaaaaattaaaaattatgacctcaatttataaaatgtgaaaatttaaatactaattttacaattagttcttaattaataatcatacaATAAgcaaatggaaatggaaattgCTACTAAGTACGCCCACAAATGCATTATTATATCCAAAACAAAATGATTGAACTAGAGAGAAAAAAGGGGAAATCTACCGATGCATATATCCCGTGGATTAATTCTCCAATGATTCTCTCGTACGTGATTGTATAAAGATTCATATCTAAATATGATACAAGATTACAAGGTGTTAGTTACCATGATAAAATGGGTAGGTTATTGAGGCCGGGTGTCGTGCCGACTAATCCCATGCACCTGGCCTATTAAAATGTATCTTTAAGATATTATAAGAGCCAAATGAGTGTAAGATcccaacaacaataaatataaatataaataaaaagagagatctGGGACGAATGATCTGCTCCCCACCCCATGTCCCACAAAGAAGATCAGTAGCCTAATTTAGTGATCTTGATATAATCTGAATGCTAAACTTGGCCATGTTGTTTTGGTTTGTACTGCACTTGACTAGTCTTATAAATTGCTTGGAGGAGAGTTGTATTGATACATGATCCCCATACGTCGATGACAGAAGGGATCGAGTAATCAGCTGGATTTGAAAGATTGAAGGTTGTTGGCGCCAAGCGTGGCGACAGAAAGAGTTCCAAGGGCACGGTGGCGAATGGATTTCATGCACACTCATTTAGATGATTTTTTCCTACTAGGTGAAGGATTGGAGGGTATGAGGTCTTTGTGGAGCAGTAGTACTATGTCTTTGGGATTTGGCTCTCGGAGAGTTTCCtgagaatgagaatgagaaagagaaagagaaagagaaagagaaagaggagcCTATCAATTAAACTGCATTTTGCACCAATAAATATATTCAATCATGACTTCCCTTTAAATtaaatcattatataaaaatactattttaattaagttacaAGTTTTTACTAATATTGTGTACGTAGtttcttaattttcaaaatgcacttaaaagagaaaaataaatttgagaaaaagtaTAGAAACACAACTTATAAATTATACGATGATATTGTAGAAAAAATAGGATCACAAAGATGTACTTTTAatctattttcttgaatttctttgggatatataatataaatatacagTAATCTATgacatttttatacataataatcTATCACATCAAGATATATAAACGTGTAAATTTAAATGTTTCTCTTTGAGTCttgagatattaaaaatatcttaaaaaatattctaaaatctaatttaatttgtatttaaatatctCATACTACTCTCACACATTGCGCGGGTCTACTACTAATTTTTAACAGTTTTGTATTTGGTCGTTGAAacaaattcaactcatctcaaatttatCATTGATGAAATCCACAAcatttttaacttctcataaaaaagttaaactcatctaaatctaaaaaagttaaatccatctcaataggactcataaaatactattattaacaattcaactcattttatatcaacatccaaacgtagccttaaaGTATTCCTGATGCTTCTCActataaatgtttaaaaaattactaactAAAATCTagataata from Juglans regia cultivar Chandler chromosome 2, Walnut 2.0, whole genome shotgun sequence carries:
- the LOC108986042 gene encoding WPP domain-interacting protein 2, whose product is MDFRSECSVLESVEDNEVTQDRMPHDDDCGTNYNGSCPNDIDKLASVENSSANTSVVDTKGEDLESAQELNSPPLNTESPGGSSPGRTKGYGLKKWKRIKRESVNYASATVDTSKILKRGLSGSGNPTKAQHFPLDIKQSSEGSVGSANVLTTLEIADGFAIRGSSLDSRFAAGSAFAAGTDSDNSEDRSSKSSTAASAPKVRYDLPAVLGHLREKNRTKNFSGKSSGNSVQKGQQGKGRTEGSKKPREERVKIEKENSHSSMESDSRSSDFVFAQAAFTASNGKQTGRPMNYDGENNDEAHASEQLLSDEVQTGYSKENVVEVEDLSQDDSAADLSWEVKEEKSENDQPSTDLDPLVESIFSLQSVQEALKKEVHKLREIGKEPTSLHDSSTTGGGVPADFTTTDPKNRMTSSSDQLGLEKIRQTTLSSLEVEVLSLTKVKSLESKLEETGAILEAKDCRIAELEATISSSKSPKEESSSNIGLQEEKYREIETELEGLVKQKIEAEVKYLALMGTIQIMKATATDQFSEVQNALAEGQALVVNKYGELESKARKLKKQAEDLDQLCEDSIGAGEVLKMKKGVCKLTLRVFIKLILLVMVFWLFVVQLSPPPGSVVPT